One segment of Myxocyprinus asiaticus isolate MX2 ecotype Aquarium Trade chromosome 41, UBuf_Myxa_2, whole genome shotgun sequence DNA contains the following:
- the LOC127431863 gene encoding intelectin-like translates to MFLRVLLISISLNVWFCESTKVRGTGCTNTQDTDTTLDAETLMEKCKYVARSCKEIRDKYQIKDDGLYYLTTASGVLYQTFCDMTTAGGGWTLVASVHENNMYGKCTVGDRWSSQQGSNPDRPDGEGTWANTVTFGTAEAATSDDYKNPGYFDIVAQDISVWHVPNNAQLQQWTSASIMRYHTESHFLYLNSGNLFNLFKKYLVRFGTGTCRTDNGPVSPVVYDTGDEAYTRNLYGPRSRGEFEPGFISFRVFNNEKAAMAICSGVKPTGCNTEHYCIGGGGHFPEGTPKQCGDFPSFDWNGYGTNAGWSASKEVTEAAVLIFYR, encoded by the exons ATGTTTTTAAGGGTTCTTCTCATTAGTATCTCACTCAATGTATGGTTCTGTGAGTCTACTAAAG TGAGAGGTACAGGATGTACTAATACACAAGACACAGACACCACCCTTGATGCTGAAACACTCATGGAGAAATGTAAATATGTTGCTCGAAGCTGCAAAGAAATTCGTGACAAGTATCAAATTAAGGATG ATGGCCTCTACTATCTCACCACAGCAAGTGGGGTGCTGTACCAGACATTCTGTGATATGACCACTGCCGGGGGCGGCTGGACACTGGTGGCCAGCGTGCATGAAAACAACATGTATGGAAAATGTACTGTTGGTGATCGCTGGTCTAGTCAACAGGGCAGTAACCCAGACCGACCTGATGGGGAAGGGACATGGGCAAATACTGTCACATTTGGAACAGCAGAGGCAGCGACAAGTGATGACTACAAG AATCCTGGATACTTTGACATTGTGGCACAGGATATATCTGTGTGGCATGTTCCTAATAATGCTCAATTACAGCAGTGGACTTCTGCCTCCATCATGCGTTACCACACTGAATCTCACTTCTTATATCTCAACAGTGGAAACCTTTTTAATTTGTTCAAG AAATATCTGGTGAGGTTTGGAACAGGAACATGTCGCACTGATAATGGACCTGTCAGTCCAGTAGTGTATGATACTGGAGATGAGGCATACACCAGAAATCTGTATGGACCTCGATCAAGAG GGGAATTTGAGCCTGGATTCATCTCATTCAGAGTCTTTAATAATGAAAAAGCAGCCATGGCTATTTGTTCTGGTGTGAAACCAACTGGCTGTAACACTGAACAT taCTGTATTGGTGGAGGTGGACACTTTCCTGAGGGCACTCCTAAACAGTGTGGAGATTTCCCAAGTTTCGACTGGAATGGCTATGGTACTAATGCAGGTTGGAGTGCATCCAAAGAAGTAACTGAAGCAGCTGTACTTATTTTTTATCGCTGA